One Streptomonospora salina genomic window, TCCGGCCGTCGCGGCCAGCAGCCAGTCCTCGTGCAGGGTCTGACGCTTCATGTGCTTATCACTCCAGGATCGGCCGCCGCGGTCGGCGGGGCAGGGGCGGCGCGTGCGCCGACGGCAGTTGGATTCTTACGTCACCAAATTAAGTAAGTCAATCAACGACGCCGCCCCGGGGGCAAGGATCGCGCCGCGGCCGCACGACGACGCCGGCACCCCCGCGCCGTGCGCGGGGGTGCCGGCGTATCCGCTGCGGACCGGGCCGCAGCGCCCCGCCGCGGCCCTGCCGGGAGGCCGGGGCGGGGCGCTCAGGATCCGGGCGTCAGCCCTCGCAGACCGATCCGTTGACCCGGAACTCCTCGGGCGCCGGGTTGCCGCCGTCGAACGTGCCCTGGACGCCGAACCGCCGCGATTCGCCCGCCGGGATGGTCGCGTTCCACCCCAGGTCGGCGGCCGAGACGGTCGTGCCCTCCTGGGTGATGTCGGCCTGCCAGCCGTCGGAGACCTGCTGGCCGCCGGTGTAGTCCCACCGGGCGGTCCAGCCTTCGACCGGATCCTCGCCGGTGTTGGTCACCTCCATCGACGCGGTGAACCCGTCGCCCCACTCGCTGTCCACGGTGTAGTCGACGGTGCAGTACACGGGCGGGGGCAGCGCCTCGAACCCGACCCGGTGCAGGCCGCCGGGCAGGTCGGTGACGGCGTAGAGCTCGCCGGAGGCGTCGGCGCCGAACGCGGTGACCTGGATGGGCAGCTCGCCGATGCGCTCGGTGGTGTAGTCGCCGTCGCCCGTGGGGCGGATACCCCAGGCGTTTCCGCTGCAGTAGTCGGCCATGACGTAGGTGCCGTCGGCGATGCCGGCGTACTCGCCGCCGCGGTAGACCGTGCCGCCGGTCACCGAGCAGTTGCCGTCCAGGTGGTCGTAGGAGAACACCGGATCGGTGTAGTCGCCGCCGCTCTCGCAGCGGTCGGCGTCGAACTCGTCGGGTCCTTCACGGCAGGGCCAGCCGAAGTTGGTGCCGCCGTCGCCGGCCTCCAAGTGGTTGACCTCCTCCCAGCTTCCCTGGCCCACGTCGGCGATCCACAGCGACCCGTCGGCCGGGTCGAAGGAGAACCGCCAGGGGTTGCGCAGCCCGTAGGCCCAGATCTCGGACCGGGCGTCGTCGTCGGAGACGAACGGGTTGTCCTCGGGTACGCAGTAGGCGTCGCCGCAGGAGTCGCGCACGTCCACGCGCACGATGGTGCCCAGCAGGCTGGTGAGGTCCTGCCCGTTGTCCAGGCTGTCGCCGGCGTCGCCGCCGTCGCCCAGGCTCCAGTAGAGGTGGCCGTCGGGGCCGAACTCCACCTCGCCGCCGTTGTGGTTGGTGTAGTCGCCGTGCTCCTCGGTGAGCAGCACCTCTTCGCCGTCGGCGGGAACGGTCGCCTGGTCGGGGCTGTCCATCGGGAAGCGGGCGAGGGTGAGGGTGCCGTCCTCGGCGGCGGTGTAGGCGACGTAGATCTCGGGGTCGCTCGCGAAGTCGGGCGGGGCGGCGATCCCCAGCAGTCCCTGCTCGTTGCCGTCGCTGGTGATGCGGTCGCCGATGTCCAGCAGCGGGTCGGCGGCGAGGCCGGTGTCGGGGTGGTAGACGCGGACGGCGCCGTCCTCTTTTTCGGTGACGAGCATGCGGCCGCTGCCGTCGCCCGTCGACTCGATGTCGGTGGGCCGGGCGAGGCGGTCGGCGCCGGTGCGCGTGTCGGTGACCTGCAGCCGCTCCAGCGGGAGCCGGGTATCGGCGGCGGACGCGTCCTGGCCGCCCGCGGCGGGGGAATCGTCGGCGGCGGCGGTTCCCGCCTGGCTCAGTGCTGCGAAAACGAGGGCGCACGCGGCTGCGGTCAGCCGCCGCGCCCGTGGGTGGTTCGGCATTTACGGCTCCTGGGAATACGGAATACACCCGCTCGGCGCGCGAATCCCCCCAGTGTGTGCCACCTCGCCCGGAGGGGTGATTGCAGCACGAGGGTAAACCGGTATAGCTCCCCGCCGCCAGGGATGTTCCGCACTCCGCGGCGGATTCCCGCGGATCGCCGCAGGTCGTTTCGGATAAACGCCGCGGAAATCGCGCGCGGAAAAGGGCCGGCGAGCGCCCCGGACGAGGAAGGGGAGCGCTCGCCGGCCCGTGAGGGGAGCCGGAGGAATGGCCTCTACTACAGGTTGCGCCGGCGGACGTCCCAGTCCGTGGAGCACAGGCCGCAGTCGGATCCGGTGAACGCACCGCCCGCCTGCCCGTCGCCCGTGAGCTGCCACTTCAGCCACGCGGCGCCCACGCGGCCGTACTCGCCGCCGTTCGGTTCGCCGAAGGTGCCGGTGTGTCCCACGTCCAGACTGCCCATGAACGCCGGCAGGTCCGACGGGATCCGGTCCCAGTCGTCCACCGCGTTCTCGTGGGCGATGTCGTCGGGGCCGCCGGTGAAGTAGGCGATGGGCGCCTCCAGCCGGTTCAGCCGCCAATTGTCGAGGTCGCTGAGCATGCCGCTGTTCCACAGCACCGTGGTGTCCACGCGGTCGTCGTCGGAGGCCTCGTAGGCCTCGATGCCGCCGCAGGACTGGCCCATCACCGCGATCGCGCCGGTGTCGAGGTGGCCCCGGTAGGAGCCGAACAACCGGTCGTTCTCGTCGACGGCCCAGTCGATCGCGTCGGTGAGCATGTCGGCGTCGGTGCTGCCGGAGCCGCCCGGGCGGCCGTTGGCGATCACCAGGAAACCGTGCGAGGCGATCTCCAGCAG contains:
- a CDS encoding PQQ-dependent sugar dehydrogenase, whose protein sequence is MPNHPRARRLTAAACALVFAALSQAGTAAADDSPAAGGQDASAADTRLPLERLQVTDTRTGADRLARPTDIESTGDGSGRMLVTEKEDGAVRVYHPDTGLAADPLLDIGDRITSDGNEQGLLGIAAPPDFASDPEIYVAYTAAEDGTLTLARFPMDSPDQATVPADGEEVLLTEEHGDYTNHNGGEVEFGPDGHLYWSLGDGGDAGDSLDNGQDLTSLLGTIVRVDVRDSCGDAYCVPEDNPFVSDDDARSEIWAYGLRNPWRFSFDPADGSLWIADVGQGSWEEVNHLEAGDGGTNFGWPCREGPDEFDADRCESGGDYTDPVFSYDHLDGNCSVTGGTVYRGGEYAGIADGTYVMADYCSGNAWGIRPTGDGDYTTERIGELPIQVTAFGADASGELYAVTDLPGGLHRVGFEALPPPVYCTVDYTVDSEWGDGFTASMEVTNTGEDPVEGWTARWDYTGGQQVSDGWQADITQEGTTVSAADLGWNATIPAGESRRFGVQGTFDGGNPAPEEFRVNGSVCEG
- a CDS encoding alpha/beta hydrolase, with translation MRQRKPAHRISAALVALSAGAALLAGSAAPAAAAGTGPYDAEYETTFRLYGHTIYRPANLPDDEQLPIVVWGNGGCMADGTMFDEFLLEIASHGFLVIANGRPGGSGSTDADMLTDAIDWAVDENDRLFGSYRGHLDTGAIAVMGQSCGGIEAYEASDDDRVDTTVLWNSGMLSDLDNWRLNRLEAPIAYFTGGPDDIAHENAVDDWDRIPSDLPAFMGSLDVGHTGTFGEPNGGEYGRVGAAWLKWQLTGDGQAGGAFTGSDCGLCSTDWDVRRRNL